In Brachionichthys hirsutus isolate HB-005 unplaced genomic scaffold, CSIRO-AGI_Bhir_v1 contig_475, whole genome shotgun sequence, the sequence AGGATGCAAACTGTTGAGAGTCTGTAGGGCATGCTCTgtgttcaatgaaaataaatggttATAGCAATAAaaattaatgtaataataacagGTTTAATATTATAGTCTGGGGGGAAAGCCACACAAATATACATACAACAGTAGTCCGATCACATTAGGTGTTCTCCAACATGATTTACATGCAGAATATCTAACAAATCACAAAACACATTCTGTTCACAATTAAACATGACAGACAGTCTCTATTTTTAGTTGGAGCTGACTTCCTGCTTGTCGCATAAATAAAccattttcaaataaatctaATATATTGATCAAAACTACTGACAGCTTTTAACTTACCATAATCACTTCTCCTGCAATCTATCttggcagacaggaagcagggtGAAATGTGCACCATTTTTTAGGTGGTGTTATTGTTTTACAATCATCTTATATCTTACTTTACTCCTGCACCATTTGGATAGTATTGTTAAAAGTTGACAAGCCCAGGGACAGCCCAAAGATAAAGACACATCGTGAAAccaaaaatgcacattttacaattaatgtctgtgtgttaaaaaaaaacccaacaactaataataataatagttaccacaaacacacttttgaACAGACTATTGTTTCAGATGAGATCGCTTTGGTATATTTGTTGTATCCCTGCATCCAGTTTCAGGCTATGCTTACCATTCGGATCAGTGTGAGCAAATGTTTGTTCCTCTTGCTTTGAAACGTTCTTTCGCAAAAAGTGCTGCTGAGTGACCGGACAACGCATTCAACACAACACTCTGTTACGTAAGACCAGTTCATGGAAAGTTTTACCAGTCAGACATAGTAAATAGCAAGTAAACTGATTGATGCTTCTCAAATATCCAGAGACGCTGCAGAATTCTTGATTTCGATCATTTTGGTTTTATAGGAATGTATTGCTTATTCCTCCATGGCTAAAGACTCTAGATCAGGGATCTCAAACTCGCGACCTGCAGGATGATAATTTATGGCTTGTTTAAGGTTTGAAAGTTTAAGGATAATGCGGGCTGCAAGTTTtatatgaattaaaaatatatatatattcaatttatgaatatctcaagaatgtcttttgagttttcgattaaaaatgctgaaaagagggtaatatttaaaaacatttcttaaagccacttttttcagaaaatgagaaaagtaaGATTTTTACGGGCGAGAGGTTGAGCCACATtcgactttctttttttgtggaatacctgatgtggcccgacctcacccagactttgcctcctgcggccccccaggtaatttgagtttgagacccctgctctagatcaTTTGGGGTTAAACTATGCTGTTCGTTCCAATCATGTGCGTTGATGTCATCTGTTTGCTATGCTTTCAAACCAGAATTCCTACTGCATGATGCAGCCACTAGCAGTGGGTGCTGTCGCATTCCCAATGTTCGGCACTGACTATTCTGATCCAACAATGGAAATCAAACATTGTGCTTTACTGGAAGCCACTTTAGATGCTATGTGTGATTAGTTTTACATATACATAGCCTCATTGAATATCTgagaaaacatttacaaaacacGGAACAACCTTTGTGTTAGAGTCCAAGGAAATGAAATTGCCTATGCAGCCTTCACAATGGACTCGGAGCGACTGTTTTATAGGGGAACAAGCGCTGctattgtttattttccctAAGGGGTCCTCAAAACCTGTGTAGCTCTCTGAATGATTTCCCAGTAATGTGAATTCACATTTTTGTTCAATAACCTACTTTTCTGGACTTTAGTTCTTTGTTCTTGTCTTACTCCGACCCGATGCTACTGTCAGTTGGTATTGCCGGGCGTATCTGCTCCTCATCATATGTTTGACTTGTTCGACATGCAGCTGCTTATCAGTCTGGAAGTTGAAGAGGATATTGGTGCTGTTGTTTCCATGGTGCATCCCAGTAGGAGTTGAGTTCATACCAGGAGCAGAATATTCCTGTTCACAGTCTCTGTCATTTGGTTGTGCATCTCAGCATATGGATCTCAGCTTACATCTTGCACTCTGTTACTACAGACTGGACTGTCTTATCAACATCTTTGCACAGCCTCTAGTCGTGGATGCTCCTTGGTTCATCCGAGCTTGGGGCTCTGACACTCCACAAATCCTCAGCCTCCCTTCTCATGTTAGAGATTCTGAGTGTTTGGACTTTGGGTGGAACTCTCCATGCATGGAGGTGTTCCCGTGTCTTGACATTATGGACATCTTTCTCCTCCTAAAGACATCTTACTGCTCCAGCTGATGACCAGGAGGCTGCAGGCAGACACACTGGAGAAAAGACTAAAATGGCTTTTCAGCACCAACTTATCCTGAAGGTATTTGACTGTGGGTCACTTCATTGCATCCTCATCATAGTTCTCATTGGTTTGTAGGATGGCTGTCACTTCTTGCTGTCCGCAATCATGAGTTCTGCTGGCTCCACCATTAAGCCACATTTCCCCCCAAGCAAGACATTTATACTGATATCCTTGCTGTAGGAAAATATTAACGCTGCGTTTTTGATGAAGGTATATAAACCTgcttgtgtctttgtgtctacAGTATGGAAGAGCTCCATAGAAGAACAGAACTCTTGGATTGGatgatattcattcattcattttccaaccgctttgtccgttatcgggtcacgggccaagctggagcctatctcagcagtcaatggccggggggcagggtacaccctggacaagccgccagttcatcgcagggcaacacagagacagacaatcagccacacacacactcacacctacggacaattcagtgtcaccaatcagcctgggctgcatgtttttggtggtgggaggaagccggagaacccggagagaacccacacagacacggggagaacatgcaaactcctcacagaaaggccacaagtcagattctGACCCGCggcctccttgctgtgaggcaacagcgcttaccactgcgccaccgggccgctcGGATTGGATGATATAAATGCTATGCTTTATGTAGAAATCATAGTATAGTTGTTCTTGTGGCCGTTAAAATTATACACATGTCACTGTCACTTTGTAAGAATTcttgaaatcattaaatattgagTAAAAAAACTTCCAGGGAAAACAATTTCCTTCTATTCTTAAACGGTAGCTGACATTTTTTTGACACACTCCACCTCCAGTGttgaggagtgaggcacgctcaACTacaccagaccagaccagagcACACAACGACGAAGGATGGGACAATCGAGTTCAAACTTCAAATcaaaaatgcacacattaaCTGATTACTCAAGGGAGTGATGCTGCAACTGTTTATTTTGGTATCTGACAAAAGGGAAATTCTGCCATTTTTATTGGACAGCATTATAAACACAATGAAGACATAACACAGGTAAGTCTTGGAAACTTTAAACACTGGGCATATGCATATACATATGCTATACAGGATATTGTTAgggttattattgttgttgttattattattattagtagtagtagtagtagtactagttgATTTTGTTAGTTGTTGTTGAGGAGCAGACTGATATCAAGATCAATTGATCAGTTTTATCATATCAATgtgattctttctttctttccttctttctttctctcttctttctttctttctttcaactTTTCTTTCCACCGtcgttaaaatatattttatttagctaTTTTAACACGATATTTGACTTTTAATTGACTTTGACGCCTCTGTTTGTCGGTCCTCAAATATTCTCATCCCACTAAACTTAAAGCGACGCCATAACGCTACTCTGTCTGTGATTGGTCTACCTAATATAGCCTTATCCTATCATCACCCTTAAAATTAAAGGAAATCAACCTAACTTGGCAAAACAACAAGTAGTAGCCAATCAAAAGCAGAAAAGGGTGGATCCTCCACCGAAGGAGAACATGTTGTTTCCGGTCTGTCTCGTCTGACTGTCGTGAATGTCTTATCTTTCGCTTCAATCGATTGCTGATAACAAATGATCTGTACCAGCCAAAACATCGACGGACATAACTCGACATAAACCACCACGTCCATGAAAAGCATAATTTTCTCTTTTAGCGATCCCATCATTCTTTAAAAATTCCGCCTAAAGAGGAAAAGCGTTCCGTCCCCTCTCTCGGGTTTCCCGCAGACGTAAGTACAGCTAGCTAACCGAGTCctgagctagctagctagcatgtcATGGTCTCTGTAATGCAGCGACAGATTGCCTGCAACCCGAAATACTCCTTAAACGAGAAGGAAGATCGTCATGTTCTCACTCTGTAACTAACACGTTACCTTTCTAAGTAGCTAAAGCTAATAGCTCATGCTAACTCTTCCAATGAATAACAACCGATGCGATTGCAATCTGGGTAACCAGAAGAGTATTTAATGTTACGTTATGATTTTGAGGCTTATGGTAATATCAATTAGATGTTCCTCGGCTTTTGCTCATGTTGGTCCCGCTTCCCTTCACTGGATCTGGGACGTTTATGTCCAaaacacaggaaaacaaaacaaaacaaatgctccTGCTTCCATTTTCATCTTCAGACCTACATTTTGTTTTAGCAATTGCATACACAGATGTTCTCCTCTTCAACTATACCGATTTGATTGTGCAAACAATGTATACATGTAACAGCGCACCTTAAATTGTTGCCTTTTCTGTCTACCGGTAATCTGATtttcctctgattggtccgctcatttccaGGTGTATAATAACTATCCTGAGGATCTAGGAGCGTCTTTATACCGAGAGCCGTTCGACTTCAACTCCGAGCCACCTTGGGATCCCAGCTGATAGTGgacgggtcccccccccccaggactcaTCCATGTGAGTGAATTACAGGTTGTCCTCCCTTAAGGACGCACTTGTTTAACGACGACTGGCCTTCCGAAATGGGAAAGTAAAAGTGTAGCGACAAGGAATTGCTGTTACGCCGTCAGAGTAACACAATtcacaggaaggggaggaggcgAGGCGTGACGAAGAGTAGTTTTTATTCTTCTCCCCTTTTAGAAGAGATTCCTCTCAGAAGCCGCGTCGCTCCCAAAAAGAAAGTATCAGGAAAGGACGGTGCCGCGAGTTTGACTTCATCATTATTATGTCCAGACCTCCGTGCTTCTTGGTGAGGGCGCTCCTCCTCGTCGGTCCCAATCCAAGCCGTTCCAGGCGGCGCTTCGCGGGTTCTCCGAGGGTACGGTGGTCGTGCAGCCGGATTgtccgtcgttaagtgaggaccggcTGTAAATAGAAGTGTAATCCATCATCTTTGATTTTTATAACTTGGGCTGTTTTTGTAATAGAAACAGGAGCAAATGAAACCATTTTTTGCAAGTTTATGtctttgtgcgtttgtgttatTCATTGCAATACTGAGAAGTTTCACCAGTACTCCTTTACGGAGTAAAGTTTAACGTGCCGCATGCATCGGATGAATGATGACGTTTGTTACTATTGATCATGAGCTTTAGATCTATTTTCTGCAGTTCTATATTTACTGAATGTGGACAGCGTTCTCGTCTGCTTGCTTCTCTCTCTGTAGTTCCATTCAACACTGGAAATATTGTACGAGCGGCACAGTTGTCCAGATTCTAAGTGaagtcttgttttatttttaaagatatGATTGAGTCAACGCACAATTACAATTTAGGATCCATCCGGCATGTGATATTATATCAGAAGCCAACACTGAGCGAAAGGTTTTGGCAGGTGTTTAGCAATGCTGTCAATAATAGTCAGAATTATTGGATTTAATTGTTTATCTTTATCAAATCTACAAAATGCAAAGTGAGTGATCAGAAGAAAAGTCTAAATCAACATATTATTATATCAACACGATATATTTGGTGTGACCCCCAAATGCCTTCTTGATAGCAGGAATTATTCTAGATAAACTCGGACAGGAAGGAAATTGGCAGATAGTTTGTTCCAAACATCTTGGAGAACTAACCACCGAGTTCCCGTGGATCCGTCGGTCTCTTCGTGTCGTCCCAGACTGACTCCGTGAGATGGCGATTGGGGCTCTGTGGGGGCCACGACATCACTTCTAGGACTCCTTGATGTTCTTCACAATAAGGATTGGTGCTAATGACATTGGCTGTAGGTTTGGGGGCCATTTCCCTGTGGCAGTCAGACTCCTCCCTGATGATGTTGTATGATGGATAAGACCCTGCCTGTATATCTCATCATTGAGGACACTACTggtcgatgggggggggggggttccagccCTTCAGCAGACAAACTGCCTTCTGCCACAGCTGGATGTTTCAGATGTAAATATTTCTGCACCTCACTTCCCACGTTTCTGTGCATATTTGAGTCTCTGAGCCCTGTTTCCACATTGGGCGTACGTGGAGGTTTTCAGTCATCCAGTAGGCTTGCTGAGGGAAattcctggtctccatctttaACTTCCCAAAGCTACAGCCACGTCACATGTGGTCCCGTCTAGACTAGGGTGCCTCTCGGATGTATTGTGTAGTATTACTGTTCACAGTGAACCTTAACGGGTGAACGCTTCAGGGatttgtcaggtttgtgacactgtaaaagagagaaaatcagaaccaagccccaaagattcaacccaataatcatttacttgcggtaagaaacgagactagtattctttctttcagcaagggaggatggagctgctctctagccgtgccatcgactctcccagcaagggagagtggctgctgctagcctcgtcctcgattctcagagaaacagctcccctccagctggttttattagcagataagaatgtgtagatgcgtaaatcacccagacatgaagactccaaccttgagcagatagctcttccagacaacacaaagtgttcacttcttcagtctagtcagcatattaacagatctacgattgtcacatactttatgaatatcttgagtaagattatgaaggataaatggcattaaaagaaccatgacataactactgctactcattggtgaattaatgataaacacatttgcagatttatctaacaggaTTCAAGGTGATTGGTGGGAGTAATTGagggtaaaataaatgaaacattttcccCGGACTCTGTTTTCATAGTATCTGTTTTCAAAAGACACAAAGCTGTTCTAAACATCAGGCTGTTCTGCATTCTGATTGGAGGCTcactgaaaatgacatttatccGGGGAGCTTATCAGACGGGTTTAGGCCGAGCGGAATCATTCTGCATTTTATATCTAAAGAAACCTTTTGTTTGTAACGTTCACATTTCTTTCACAGTTTGGTGCATAAGTGTAGGACCCCGAGGGCTCCAGAAGAAGCGAGCAAGACCACTTAGGACTATTCTTGATGCCTGTCTGATCAGAACGGAAAAGTTGAGAGGATGAAAGGGATCTCCGATGAACCTCCGTTTTCTGTGTGCCTGCTGGAGGGCGTCACGGCCCTCTGTGACGTGATTGACAATCACATCTCTGAGCAAACTCTGGTAAGGGCTCTCGCTTGCAGCACTAGCACGTGCATAAAATTCTGTATCTGGCGATTTGTGAAGTGAATGAATGCTTgagcaaatgtttttgtgtctgaaTTGAGTTTCTGATTCATCCCGATTTGTGTTTCCTTCGTTTGCAGTCTGAGAAGAATGCGTTCTTTGTCGCAGACCTGGGAGTTGTGATGAGGCAGCACGTTCGCTGGCGAACTCACATGGCACAAATCCGACCCTACTACGCCGTCAGGTGCAACAGCAGTCCGACAGTCATCAAAGTTCTTGCTGCCCTCGGCACTGGATTCATTTGCACCAACAAGGTTGGTGCTACTGAGACCGCGGCGCCCTGCATAgtgaaaagaaatgcaagagGTTTTACAGGCTATTCAATTTGGATTACAGGGAGTAGTCGACTTGGGACCCGTGCGACTTTCTACAGGTCGGCTTTGCGACCTTTGCtcatctgttgttgtttttgtctgtttacgacataccgagcgagcgaatcgagtgtacgaccgattctgcggtctcacccacgatgtccaCCGAGAGGAAATCGTCTCTTTCTACtgctcatttacagaatcatgactcgGCATAATATACTTttggtaatttaacatgggccgacatCAACTGTGgccgtaagtcgacgaccccccctgTAGCACACCCTCCCTTTCTCTACTAGAGCAAGTCCTCGTACATTGATATATGTAGCTTTAGGCTTTTGACGAGACTCAGAGGCACCACCAAGTGTTCAATGTGCCACAGTGGCGACCCTTCTAATCTTAAAGTATAGTAATAGAAAAACTACTTCTGTTTTCTCTGCTTTCAGTCAGAGTTTGAGCTGGTACAGACCCACGGCGTTCCCTCCCAAGATATCATCTTCAGCGGCGTTTGCAAACAATTATCTCACATTAAATACGCTGCTAAAAACGGCATTGACCTGCTGGTTTGTGATAATGAAGCTGAGCTACGCAAGATTTCCCGCTGCCACCCCAATGCCAAGTACGTGTTCAATAAGCTTTCAAGTCTTGAAGTCATCGATGATGCAACttaaaaatcattatttcatcCCTGTCAAGCACTTTGTATTTATTGTCTCTCCACTCCTGACTGGTTATTATGCTGCAGCCACTTGAAGTTTGAACTCATTCGAGTTGCATTATTGTACTTACCTCACCTGGGTTCTCTTTGATCAATAACTAAGATGCTTTGTTGAACGCaggttgctgctgcaggtgtcgACAGAAGCTTCTGGCCCAGACGACGACATGAGCATGACGTTTGGCTGCTCGCTCAAGGACTGCAGGCATCTGCTGGAGATTGCTAAGGAGCTGGGTATGCAGGTCATCGGAGTCAGGTAAGCCCAGCGGAACAGCACTGCCTTGACTGGGATGCAGTTAGAGACGGCGTATAGATTGTGTCCAGGCGGCTCTCTTCACATCAAACCGCTCAAACCTATGTCGAATATGTCatcattcttcttcctcttacCCGCAGATGTCCCGTCTCCAGGTCCTGCGAGGATGCCCAGGTGTACATTCACGCCGTGTCCAATGCCCGTTGCGTCTTCGAAATGGGTGTAAGTCATTGTTCAAGTTCACGTCTTGGATGATTGCAACAGCTCCAGAAACCCTCTTTTAGCAGGAACTTGAGTTTTGGTTGCTTATTTAAAAGCTTTTCTCTCCCTCAGGAGGAAATCGGCTTTAACATGAAAGTCCTGGACATCGGAGGCGACTTCACCGGCTCTGAAGCTCACCTGAAATCGGTCGGTACcgttctgtgctttttatttttttttacctgaaatTACGACGGACACACTAGGAATTAGGAAATCAGCACGATTGAAATAGAAATGCGTTTGCATGCACATTCAACGAATCAAGCCCTAATATTCAACATGTAACGTAAAGGTTTGAAATGCACTGTATTTGTTACTGGTTTTCCTCTTTTGTCGTACAACTTCCGAACCGCTGTCGTCGCCTGCAGCTGTGCAGTGCAGTCATAACGACGGTGGACCTATGCTTCCCTCCCTCTACTGGCGTTTCCATCATTGCTGAGCCCGCAAGCTTCTTTGTGTCATCTGCTTTCACTCTGGCTGTGAATATCATCTCCAAGGAGGTGGCGGCGCGTGATCGGCAGGACCGGGCCCGTGGTCAGTGGCGTGATATTCACCTAAGGAATAATGGCCGCTTGTCTAGACTAAGGCTAACTCTGCACAATGCACCGAGATTGGTTCAGAAGATTTATACAGCGCTACCTTTGAGCCAAAGTGGCCAAGGAAAGTTAcaattgtataaaaaaaataatccattaCACAAACAATGCATTATGTCGATAAATGTGCAGCTCATATGCCATGGGTCAAATGAAAGAGCTGAGTTTAAAAATGGATGCTTTCTATCGTTGCGCTCTACAGACGGTGCGTCGGCCCCTGACGAGCCAGAGTTCCAGTACTGCATGAACGAGGGAGTGTATGGATCGTTCGCCGGCAAGCTTTCTGAAATGCTGATCGCTGCTCCGTCTGTTCACAAGGTAAATCTTCCAGACTTCAGATGTGACCGCAGGAAGCTTTCCTTCTTCCACGCTGCTCACTATTTATGTACGGTTTACACTCTCACCTGGCGGCACGCTTCCGTCTGGtacctccgctgaggcgggggttatgtgatcgccggcgtttgtttgtccacctgttagcaagataactcgaaaATGTCTGGACGCATCTGGATGAAATATTTTCAgaaaatattgggaatgttaccaggaacaaatggattatcctggattatggatcactttggaaTATTAGGTAATATTAAAcccaatggagcttcaaaatccggattgcggatcctgccatttacttataatagtgGCTTTCttcttaaaatatgcattcaattcaatcaccAACAATCCcagtcacaaaggggtccgatatgcgctatcatgcaaaatgtcttctgggtctgattcagaatgaggtcTGTTCTATCAgttctagttctatctttaatacctcaGGAAACAGATCAGTTGAAATCGGCgtaaaagttttgtttttggaccctttcaataatatctctccacaaaggaggttctgtttccgCTGCCTttacactgtggaattagtagtggacatcCGGATTAGTTGCATCTttaaaagctctggatctagatccagaagaatccaccgttactgaaagtgagctttttgtgaataacttctaaactaataatgacatcaatgtgaatctAATTGCTATAAAGGTTTTTCTTGGTTAAGGAATCTATAAATAAATGTCGGACAATATTTTTGTAGTAAATCACAATGTAGGGagactgagatgcttggcggaggtctgcgctctccgagtgcttttcgaTTTCACTTGATTTATTGATGACAAACGTTTAACTTGCTTTGATATTTCGGTGAGACGACCCAAACTAAACACATTGTTGTCGCCAGTTGAGCGAAGCTATTCTGAGTTGGCTGATGATAATTCTGAACGATTCCTTGTGTGTCAGCAGAGCGCTCCCCTGGAGGCTCCAGTGCTCAGCAGCAGCCTGTGGGGTCCTTCTGGGGATGACCTGGACCAGGTAGTGGAGCGCTGTCTGTTGCCTGAGCTCAACATCGGAGACTGGCTCGTATTCAGCCACGCAGGGGCCTACAGTCCGGGTCAGCCGCTCCGCGCCGCCACcgactctcctcctcccccggtATTCTACGTCATCTCCTCCAGAGACTGGTAAGGAGGATTTACGTCTCCCAACAAAAAGTTGAGGAGGGGGGGATAAAATTATCCCCCGCCTCATGTTTCTGTTCTGGAGAACAGAAAACAACTTTCTACACATTCTGTTTcatctccatggttacaagttgaacTCGGGCTTATTCTGTCCGGATTTGCCCCAGATGAGGGTTTCCCGGGCATAACTCGAAAACCGTCATGTTTTTCCCCTGAactttgtgtattaatctgtcgtGGACCAccgatagttaacagtaactagtgtttgtgtattaatctgtcatgtaccactaatagttaacagtaactagtgtttgtgtattaatctgtcatgtaccactgatagttaacagtaactagtgtttgtgtattaatctgtcatgtacctctgatagttaacagtaactagtgtttgtgtattaatctgtcatgtaccactaatagttaacagtaactagtgtttgtgtattaatatgtcatgtaccactgatagttaacagtaactagtgtttgtgtattaatctgtcatgtaccaccgatagtta encodes:
- the LOC137916009 gene encoding antizyme inhibitor 1-like yields the protein MKGISDEPPFSVCLLEGVTALCDVIDNHISEQTLSEKNAFFVADLGVVMRQHVRWRTHMAQIRPYYAVRCNSSPTVIKVLAALGTGFICTNKSEFELVQTHGVPSQDIIFSGVCKQLSHIKYAAKNGIDLLVCDNEAELRKISRCHPNAKLLLQVSTEASGPDDDMSMTFGCSLKDCRHLLEIAKELGMQVIGVRCPVSRSCEDAQVYIHAVSNARCVFEMGEEIGFNMKVLDIGGDFTGSEAHLKSLCSAVITTVDLCFPPSTGVSIIAEPASFFVSSAFTLAVNIISKEVAARDRQDRARDGASAPDEPEFQYCMNEGVYGSFAGKLSEMLIAAPSVHKSAPLEAPVLSSSLWGPSGDDLDQVVERCLLPELNIGDWLVFSHAGAYSPGQPLRAATDSPPPPVFYVISSRDWFEMQDTDLTHEATLKNFSLVPYFLNSCQTEAA